One genomic segment of Ricinus communis isolate WT05 ecotype wild-type chromosome 5, ASM1957865v1, whole genome shotgun sequence includes these proteins:
- the LOC8281781 gene encoding protein ANTHESIS POMOTING FACTOR 1 isoform X2: MSLNALDDDTVRSMSIGAVFSDFGGKINSVDFHRKDDLLVTASEDDSVRLYDIATAKLLKTTYHKKHGADRICFTHHPSSVICSSKYNLDSTGESLRYLSMYDNRCLRYFKGHKDRVVSLCMSPINDSFMSASLDHSVRIWDLRVNACQGILHLRGRPTVAYDQQGLVFAVAMEGGAIKLFDSRSYDKGPFDTFLVGGDTAEVCDIKFSNDGKSMLLTTTSNNIYVLDAYGGEKRCGFSLEPSPNTTIEATFTPDGQYVVSGSGDGTLHAWNINMRNEVASWNSHIGVASCFKWAPRRAMFVAASSVLTFWIPNPSKSIGEPRAMETEGVAQPENISQ, encoded by the exons ATGTCGCTAAATGCGCTCGATGACGATACGGTGCGTAGCATGTCCATCGGAGCCGTTTTCTCTGATTTT GGAGGGAAAATAAATTCAGTTGATTTCCATAGAAAGGATGACTTATTGGTGACTGCTAGTGAGGATGATTCTGTTCGGCTTTATGATATTGCAACTGCTAA GTTGCTGAAGACAACTTATCACAAGAAACATGGTGCTGACAGAATATGCTTTACGCACCATCCTAGCTCTGTTATTTGTTCCTCTAAATATAATTTGGATTCTACTGGAG AATCCTTACggtatttatcaatgtatGATAATAGGTGTCTTCGCTACTTCAAAGGGCACAAAGACAG AGTTGTTTCCCTTTGCATGTCTCCGATTAATGACAGTTTCATGTCTGCTTCTCTTGACCACAGTGTCAGAATATGGGATCTTCGTGTAAATGCTTGCCAG GGAATTTTGCATCTACGTGGTAGACCTACAGTTGCATATGATCAACAAGGTCTTGTGTTTGCTGTGGCAATGGAAGGGGGtgctattaaattatttgattcaCGTTCCTATGACAAG GGTCCCTTTGACACCTTTTTAGTTGGTGGGGACACGGCTGAGGTTTGTGATATTAAGTTCAGCAATGATGGCAAGTCAATGCTTTTGACGACCACAAGTAACAACATATATGTTCTCGATGCATATGGAGGTGAAAAG CGATGTGGGTTCAGTTTGGAACCGTCACCAAATACAACTATAGAGGCAACTTTTACCCCAGATGGGCAGTATGTGGTATCAG GCTCAGGAGATGGAACCTTGCATGCCTGGAATATCAACATGCGGAATGAG GTGGCGAGCTGGAACAGCCATATAGGCGTTGCATCGTGCTTTAAATGGGCTCCTCGCAGGGCCATGTTTGTTGCTGCATCTTCTGTTCTGACGTTTTGGATACCTAATCCCTCCAAGTCAATTGGAGAGCCGCGTGCCATGGAGACTGAAGGTGTAGCTCAACCTGAGAATATTTCTCAATGA
- the LOC8281781 gene encoding protein ANTHESIS POMOTING FACTOR 1 isoform X1 — MSLNALDDDTVRSMSIGAVFSDFGGKINSVDFHRKDDLLVTASEDDSVRLYDIATAKLLKTTYHKKHGADRICFTHHPSSVICSSKYNLDSTGESLRYLSMYDNRCLRYFKGHKDRVVSLCMSPINDSFMSASLDHSVRIWDLRVNACQGILHLRGRPTVAYDQQGLVFAVAMEGGAIKLFDSRSYDKGPFDTFLVGGDTAEVCDIKFSNDGKSMLLTTTSNNIYVLDAYGGEKRCGFSLEPSPNTTIEATFTPDGQYVVSGSGDGTLHAWNINMRNEQVASWNSHIGVASCFKWAPRRAMFVAASSVLTFWIPNPSKSIGEPRAMETEGVAQPENISQ; from the exons ATGTCGCTAAATGCGCTCGATGACGATACGGTGCGTAGCATGTCCATCGGAGCCGTTTTCTCTGATTTT GGAGGGAAAATAAATTCAGTTGATTTCCATAGAAAGGATGACTTATTGGTGACTGCTAGTGAGGATGATTCTGTTCGGCTTTATGATATTGCAACTGCTAA GTTGCTGAAGACAACTTATCACAAGAAACATGGTGCTGACAGAATATGCTTTACGCACCATCCTAGCTCTGTTATTTGTTCCTCTAAATATAATTTGGATTCTACTGGAG AATCCTTACggtatttatcaatgtatGATAATAGGTGTCTTCGCTACTTCAAAGGGCACAAAGACAG AGTTGTTTCCCTTTGCATGTCTCCGATTAATGACAGTTTCATGTCTGCTTCTCTTGACCACAGTGTCAGAATATGGGATCTTCGTGTAAATGCTTGCCAG GGAATTTTGCATCTACGTGGTAGACCTACAGTTGCATATGATCAACAAGGTCTTGTGTTTGCTGTGGCAATGGAAGGGGGtgctattaaattatttgattcaCGTTCCTATGACAAG GGTCCCTTTGACACCTTTTTAGTTGGTGGGGACACGGCTGAGGTTTGTGATATTAAGTTCAGCAATGATGGCAAGTCAATGCTTTTGACGACCACAAGTAACAACATATATGTTCTCGATGCATATGGAGGTGAAAAG CGATGTGGGTTCAGTTTGGAACCGTCACCAAATACAACTATAGAGGCAACTTTTACCCCAGATGGGCAGTATGTGGTATCAG GCTCAGGAGATGGAACCTTGCATGCCTGGAATATCAACATGCGGAATGAG CAGGTGGCGAGCTGGAACAGCCATATAGGCGTTGCATCGTGCTTTAAATGGGCTCCTCGCAGGGCCATGTTTGTTGCTGCATCTTCTGTTCTGACGTTTTGGATACCTAATCCCTCCAAGTCAATTGGAGAGCCGCGTGCCATGGAGACTGAAGGTGTAGCTCAACCTGAGAATATTTCTCAATGA
- the LOC8281782 gene encoding oleosin 18.2 kDa: MADRPQPHQVQVHRYDPTTGYKGQQKGPSASKVLAVLTFLPVGGGLLSLSGITLTNTLIGMAIATPLFILFGPIILPAAVVIGLAMMAFMVAGALGLSGLTSQSWALKYFREGTAMPESLDQAKKRMQDMAGYVGMKTKEVGQDIQRKAQEGK, translated from the coding sequence ATGGCTGATCGTCCGCAGCCGCACCAGGTGCAAGTGCACCGCTATGATCCAACTACTGGCTACAAGGGCCAACAGAAGGGTCCATCAGCCTCCAAAGTGTTAGCTGTGTTAACCTTTCTGCCGGTTGGTGGTGGTCTTCTATCTCTCTCTGGCATAACCTTAACGAATACGCTCATCGGGATGGCCATTGCCACCCCACTTTTTATTCTCTTCGGCCCTATAATTCTTCCTGCTGCCGTTGTTATTGGCCTTGCTATGATGGCATTTATGGTTGCTGGAGCTCTCGGGCTGAGCGGGCTGACGTCGCAGTCGTGGGCGTTGAAGTATTTCAGGGAAGGTACTGCCATGCCAGAATCACTGGACCAGGCGAAGAAGCGCATGCAGGACATGGCCGGTTATGTTGGGATGAAGACCAAGGAAGTGGGACAAGACATCCAGAGGAAGGCACAAGAAGGGAAATGA